The genomic region TGTTGATCGTTCCGATTGAACAATTTTAAacgtcaaataaataaataaataaataaataaataaataaataaataaataaataaatatttgaacaaTATTTTGAGACAGTAAATTATTTGgctgaaatttatatattttactttttctttttttttttttttttttatttctaaatgaaacaacaatgataacaatgataataatgatgacgatatTAGTATAATGACGAATAATATGGCATTGATTTTGGACAATAAGTTAATGTATAgatttgatataaaagaaaaagatatcataactataagaaggaaagagagaaagagagagagagagagaaagagagagagagagacagagagagggaaagagagagagaaagagagagagagagagatgatcaTGTGGTTGACAGATggtgatctctctctttttctctctctttctttctgataaatttttttctctttttctttcttttcttttttttttttttaaataaatggaactaataaaaaactttaataaataaatgaattatcttccattttttgtatgtaaaaataatcaatgagaatgattagataaataataattagataaataaaataataataataataataataataataataataataaaatacatatatacgtgtgtatgtgcgttTGTGTGCGTTTGTGTATGTGAAagataggaaaataaaattaaaaagaaaaaaagaaaaaagaaaagaaaaaaaattaaataaacaaatttagatatttaggaaaaaattttgcaaaatgtataataaatcaatataatatcgatcgatttaatatgCATAATTAATACTACGGAACTAGTTGGatgtgtttaaaaaaaaaaattgaaaaagaaaaaagaaaagaaaatagaaaaagatgagtagaaaaacaaataaatatacaatcgtattgaaaataatattatttccctTATAATATGAATGTATCTTCAGAATGAATATTGGAATTTGGACTTAGAAACATTGTATTGTTTGCTATTAATCGTTTCAGGTAGttcgaaaaagttttcttGGAAAATGTTAAATGTCCTTGAAAAGTCTCCGAAGGTTTCGACAATGCAGATCCTACCGATATCTTTCGGAACGAATGGcaattttctctccctctctctctttctgttttcctttttttttttttgttctcttttctttttccctaccTACTGTCGAGAAcgctttcaaatatttttcgctTAGTAACGAAAAACTTTAAAAGCTATTTAACCGAACGATGATGcacatttttaaattctaatcTAACGTTcacgtaaaatttattactatcttttttttttttttttttttttctttttttttttttcttttttttccttactcatctttttctcttttcatacaaaattttatatcaaacaatggagtatgattaaaaaattaatatttattatattactattattatgtaattataattatataagaagttctaatcataattattgtttcACACTTTCTATCCttgtttttctcatttttagaGACAATTGTGTAGTTTGAACGATGATCCAATTCGCAAACAATTTTTTACCGATCTATTCAATTTCATGGCCAGACGCGGTAagtattatatgataatatctcCATTTATTCATCGTATAATAGAAAACaatggaaaagaataaatataaacaaataaacaaaatatatatcttatttcgttaataattttcaaacacctcatacatatttattttattgcaaaaaatataaagatatatatatatatatatatatatatatatataattttaaaaattatataaataattttatttatttatttatttatttatttatttatttatttgaaatattaaagtgtcaatattaatttgaaatataaaaatataattgagatATATCagattatacaaaaaaaaaaaaaagaaaaaagaaaaagatagaatgtGTCTCGTTTACCATAAAAATCGTAAgaattttgtcttttcttttcttttttcttttgttttttcttttttctttttttttcgtatttctcttaaagaacaaaatttgatcgtcagattataaaaatgatcaataagttttaacaaaaaagaaaagtcacaTCGATATTCGTTTCAATTTGTTACAATCAAAAATCATTATCggtaaatcattttttctaatcatatttatatatttattgacttatttatttatttatttatttatttattttgttttttctttcttccaccCTCACTCTCCCTCCTTTAGGTACACCGATCAATCAGATACCGATCGTAGCCAATTCGATATTGgatctttatcatttatttcaacaCGTGGTAAAACGTGGCGGTTTGGTTcaggtaataaagaaaaaacgttgGATGAATATCATAAAGGAACTCAATCTGCATACTAAATCACATAACTGTGCTTTAACTTTGCGCAACCAGTAagtagaaaagagatagatagatagagagagagagagagagagagagtagccattgaatttcttttattttctgtaatttcttttttcctttttttcttttccttttttcttttttctttttttttttttttttttttttttttttttttttttttttaatcaatttaatcaatttcgaatttaatgatatattgtaTTGGAAGAATTTCTCAAATTCTCAATCATCATcgcaaatttaaattaaaagctATTGATCGAGACGTAAGACGAATTGACTTTTTTGAAATTGACGATTTCAAAGTCTAGTTCGACttgaagaataagagaaactgaatagatttttaatttttttcgtttgcgTACTTcctcgacaattttttttttttgcccgattttttgtattttactatttaaaaaaaaaaaaaaaaaaaaaaaaaaaaagaaaaagaaaaagaaaaacaagaaaaagaaagaaaaaagttatgaTACTTTACAGATAGTAACGTAAAATTATGCAGCTACGTAGGTATTGaagataattcatttataattaaagtgCAATCGGATTTAAATTGcctttaacattatttttctttagttaattaaatcgtttgttttttaattgctACTTAATTTCACATCTTTCACATCTTTGCAATCTTTTTTTgatcagatttttttttttttttttttttttaaatatatatattatgttaatttttatataataatatgtaatctatatacacacacacatatatatatatataatatataaatttttatatttaaatatttatatacattttatatatatatatatatatatatatatatatatatatatatgatataaaatatgtatgattatcgaacaaaatattacaacatattgtttatatattggTGACGTAAGGTATATAGCACGTAATGTCGGTGCAAGTGTTTAATCTCCCTTTATATCCTCATATATATCGTCTCGCTCTTCGTTTCACGTTTCACGCTTCATGCTTCATGCTTCACACTTCACGTCTCACGCCTCATGCTTCATGCCTCACGCCTCATGCTTCATGCCTCACGTTTCACGCTTCATGCATCAATGTTTCATGCTTCATGTTTCATGATTCTCACCCTGTTCAATCTCTtgctatttatatatctttgtatctctcttttgACTATACGCTTTTTCCTAATTgctatttgttattttttttttattttttttttttttgttacttctcattcaaaattaaaaatctaatataagATAAgcttagaaaaggaaaaattctattttcttattatattattatattattattatatataatattatatataatattattaatcgatcacaaagataaattattatcactgATATatcctttcattctctttctgttcgatcgtacataaattaatttatttatatcgatcttGTCTATGATCTAATATTTGTAATGATAccacgaagaagagaaagaaaaagaaaaaaaaaagaaaaacaagaaaataaaagaaaaaacgaataataataataataataataataataataataataataataataataataataataataataataataataataacaaattaatatatacatgtgatATTACAGGtacattaaatatctttacgACTATGAATGCTATAGGCTCCAATTATCGAACAAAATTCAACTCTTCGCGATAATCGATCATGAtcttcgaaaaaataataaatctgatGAAAATATAGATCCAATGAAATCAATCATAGAGAAATTATTAGAACAGGAACCAAAAGAATCACCATCACCTACATCTTTTTTGACAGAGCTATCGAGACAATCGCCGCATACACAATTATCTAATCATTCTAATCATCTAATGCAAGAATCGAATTCAAGTAAgccaaagaaataatttaagtggatatttaaaaaaaaaaaaaaaaaaacttttttttttaaatattgtttaaaaaaaaaaaaaaaaaaaaaaaaaaaaaaaaaaaaaagaaagaaagaaagatcgcaCTTGATCTTTATCAATGATCaaatttcgattattaataaatttgtataattttaataattgcttttgcttttatataatatcgttgCTTTATTCACGTTCACATTATATCGAACGATATTAAACTGAACTTGTATCgaataattcgaatatattaattagaaatcgTCAGAGAACAAAttcaaacatttattatatcaaaaataaatcgatatatcacGATACTCATATAACTCTTATATCATTTTGCAAATGATCTCTTTGATTGTTCTTTTAGTATTTGTCgaagaggaacaaaaaaaaaaaaaacaaaacaaagaaaaaaaaatcaattaacgtcatacattttttttattatccgtattgatattatttaattaaggaCGAAATTATAATTCCTTTACAGAGCTCCCTGATATTGAAACAATCATAGacgaatatttatcgataataactaaaaaaaaatataaaaatgctaAAATACCATcgcaaatatcatcgaaaatatcATCGAATATAACAGAAATTTCTGAACAAAAAAAGTCTGTTACAAAAACATCCAATGATTTACGTACGAATcccaatatttattaatgattaaaatttattaattctaataatgacaataataatcattctcCAACAGGAAATGAGACATCGTCGACGTTACAAACGTCAAAGAgccaattaaaattaagattaaaaaaacaacGATACAATTCGGAGGAACAAACAAAGGCTATAAATCTTAAGTGAgagaacgattattatatttatttccttttctcttttcttttcctttatttctttcttcttttaatttatttttaattaattacttttgttTATTCACTTTCcttgacttcttttttttctttttttttttttttttttttttttttttttaatttcttccttcattactcccttatttattttttttatttttaatttccaaaACTCAAAACGTTCGATGAGAAATTAatagttttgttttctttttctcttttttttttttttttgttttttttatagatagacatatatatatatatatatatatatattttttttttttttttttaatttagatcatcatcgtcatctgAATGCTCATTGTCATCTAACAACAGTGGTATTCCATCGACTAGTAAGAATGTCAAATTAAAACGACCATCCCTTAAAAGACCATTCGACGAAAATAGCACTACTACCGAACAAAGTCTTACAACATCAACCCCAACTCGCATCAATATAATCAGTCGAGGCATgtacttattttcattttatttttttcttccctattGTCATTTGCTCgtttgtgtttttctttttttcctttattttttcaaaacttttgtcttattttattattattctttcttcctttttttctctttttcttttcttatcactTGCATCGTTCAAAtcgtttcaaattttttcaaatttctctttttattttcctacgaatatttctccttttctttttccttttttcttctcctttttcttatagccaattattgtttcattaattgaatcgaatgaaacttcgatttcattaatttattaattaattgatcttattgatttttcaattcgaaagataaagtttttaatttaaaatataaaaagcaaacgattaaaaaagaaatcgaaggaaaaattttctttcgaatttgtataaaggaaaaaaaaaaaaaaagaaaaaaaaaaaagaaaaatagatcgTCTCTATTTCAATTACCCACACGAACACCCGTGATCCAACTACATAACACTTCTACCCTTTCACATCTACACGgattaaagtttatatattaaaaacaaataaacaaacaaaaaaaaaagaaaagaaaacaaagaaaaataaagatacaataaaaaaaaaagaagaaaagaaataatttcttcgtatttcttgtttttttttttcctcacaggaaacgaaaaagagaccATATTTGTCTGTCTTGAATTACATGGTGTAACTTACCAAGGTGTCCTATTTGCAAGAAACAATTCGACCAAGACATCAATGACATCGATCAAtgaacgataatgacgaagaTTAAtgcgattaataataatataaatattgacatatatgtaataataaaaaaaaaaaaaataagaattataataatgtaaatatcacAATAATATGTGAATAATATACACCTTTATAtccgaaaaataatatatttatatattcatatatatccacatattatttatatatattatatatatttattatacataaatattgtgtatatatatgaatatataaatatatataaatatatatatatatatatatgtattttttatttttaattgaattaccTTTAACTTTATTGAGATATATCTCTGAGTTTATTCcacattaataaattttatataaaacaataatatcttataaaattcacgtatatatatatatatatacaggttaAATTCAAATATCGTCAtgcaataactataattaaaaattattctcatttttatcgaattttgtaaatttttactaataatattttacacaatatatttatacgtaatatttcatataactttgtataatatatatatatataatataaattatctttgtattaaaactttttctttctgttataaatttataataataatttcaacaaTTAATTCATGTTGGTGTGCGTATGTATTGAAATCTTTTGTTACATTATATCCTCCAGGAATAAACATCGCttgtatgaaattttttttaattgttcgtttatatttatcttcgttttgattgtattttatttatttatttatttatttttttttttcatttactcgttttctcttttctttcttatatttattttatgttcttgtttgttttttctttttttttatttttttcgtttctttaatcCTATTCGTTCGGCGCATAGTTATTACAACgatcataattatcataaattattataaataattcagatAATATCACATCAAGATACGCtggtatataaattaaatagatcAACATAAATACAgtaatagataaattaatataatacatatgtcatattaaatgtgtatatatatatatatatatatatatatatatatatatgtatatatatatatatacacatacacacatatatttatatccagAAATTATCATAAgtatttaatgaaatcaatgatcaattataaagagatattaatataagagaaaaattaatattaataataataataataacaataataatattactattaaaaaattgtccTAATTTCAATAAACAATGATCGCTTTCtggatttttatatttttacattttttcgtataattgtgaataatttaatcgcataaaagaaaacacatgtctacatagaaatagatacaacatgtatgtgtacacatatatacatatatatacatatgcacaaatacatacacaaatacacacacacatatatatatatatatgtgtgtatatatgtgtacatatgtatatataaaaatttaataatagtcCTTGTTCTTTTGGTCAGCTATACACTCCCCTTTCCCCTTAAtttttgatgatttttttttcttaacatcaacgattagaaaaatgttagaaataaaaatctaatctaTGTGGacaaatttatcgatcgtaatcaaatatacatttacactaaataaatgttttatctatttctaatcgatcATGTGTATGACctcgaaaaagataataaaattacaatatatatgtatatatatatatatatatatatatatatatatatatatatatatatatataaaattcgtccgttttcatttctttttttttttttaattttttactttgttatatcttttttggttttttaattttttttgttcttttttaagcCAAATTTCATCAATGATCCATTCAATTCTAATCAACGTATTTGGATCGCAATAAGTCGATCGTAACATTTCAGATGAATTCAGATAACGACGAACTTTTTCCCCCATAGGATCAACGACAccattgattttaaatttgattgttgtacattattttttatttattttttttttttttttgttttaattgcttttcatattgcaatatttttgtttctttgtttgttattgcctttttccttttttgatttACGATTTACGAATTCAATtccctttctattttcattaataattgacTTTGTAATTATCCATaaagtttttctcttctttcgatgaatttaatattcttatgaagcacaattaataattcaattcaatttcattcaaattgatagaaaattttcaattttaatcgtCGCACGTATAattgtcaaataaaatttttacgaaaaatcaattaacaGATACCAATGTAATTTTCAATTGTCctttggaaaatatatattctctatttGATCTGACGATTAAAATGttatactttttccttttttcttcttcttcttctcctttttttttggtttatttttttactcttttttatgcgtagcaaaaaaaaatcaatacatCGAGATCATAATCACGATGATTCATTTTATGCAATggaaataaatgagaatagagatgaaataaaagagattatttatatacctatatatctgtatgtatatatttatataaatgtatatatacatacacatatatatcaaaaaaaaaaaaagaaaaaaaaaaaaaaaaaaaaaaaaaaaaaaaaaaatgaaaatataaaaatgcgaTCGATCTTAACATATCTTCGACGAAATCCCATAATTGATCAccgcaattaattaatatcggaACTGAGAGTGAGAcggattgataaaaaaaaaaaaaaacaaaaaaaaataaaagaaaaaaaagaaaagaagagggaagataaaaaacagaagaaagaaaaaaaagaaattggaaagagcaaaaaagaaaagatggaaaaaagtGAACTCTTGTCGatcatttccatttcttttcactcatccctttttatttctttttcttttatcattattgtcatcctcccccccccctccctctacCCGCCACACCtcgtcctttttattttccaaattcTTTATAccgaagaaaagatattatcattaagaaaaaatacattatattatattggtCATTAATACGTTCAATGAAAGATCAATCgcgattttattatagtttttttttttttttcttttatctcatttttataatttgtactatgtcttctctttctttctttctttctttctttttctcttgttgttgttatctttcaattattttctccttcttttctttcctggTTTATTTTCCTCCCTCAACCCCCCCGCCCCCGcccctttctttttga from Vespa velutina chromosome 20, iVesVel2.1, whole genome shotgun sequence harbors:
- the LOC124955946 gene encoding protein dead ringer homolog; this encodes MARRGTPINQIPIVANSILDLYHLFQHVVKRGGLVQVIKKKRWMNIIKELNLHTKSHNCALTLRNQYIKYLYDYECYRLQLSNKIQLFAIIDHDLRKNNKSDENIDPMKSIIEKLLEQEPKESPSPTSFLTELSRQSPHTQLSNHSNHLMQESNSKLPDIETIIDEYLSIITKKKYKNAKIPSQISSKISSNITEISEQKKSVTKTSNDLRNETSSTLQTSKSQLKLRLKKQRYNSEEQTKAINLKSSSSSECSLSSNNSGIPSTSKNVKLKRPSLKRPFDENSTTTEQSLTTSTPTRINIISRGNEKETIFVCLELHGVTYQGVLFARNNSTKTSMTSINER